In a single window of the Tellurirhabdus bombi genome:
- a CDS encoding GNAT family N-acetyltransferase, with protein sequence MQIRKGTPDDVPQLFELVTELAIYEKAPEQVTNTPEQMLKDGFGEHPLFGVLVAEVEGKVVGMSLYYYRYSTWKGKRLYLEDIIVTENHRGQGLGKLLFEKTVEEARQSDCTGMMWQVLDWNRPAINFYKAFEARFDTEWWNCHLDF encoded by the coding sequence ATGCAAATTAGAAAAGGTACTCCCGACGACGTTCCCCAGTTGTTTGAGCTAGTCACTGAGCTAGCTATTTACGAAAAAGCCCCGGAACAGGTAACCAACACCCCCGAGCAAATGCTGAAAGATGGGTTTGGCGAACACCCACTTTTTGGGGTTCTGGTGGCAGAAGTAGAAGGCAAGGTGGTGGGCATGTCGCTCTATTATTACCGCTACTCAACCTGGAAAGGAAAGCGTCTTTATCTGGAAGATATAATTGTAACCGAAAACCACCGTGGTCAGGGTTTAGGCAAGCTCTTGTTTGAAAAAACAGTGGAGGAAGCGCGGCAGTCGGACTGCACGGGAATGATGTGGCAAGTACTGGATTGGAACCGCCCGGCCATTAATTTTTACAAAGCTTTTGAGGCCCGATTTGACACAGAATGGTGGAACTGCCACCTCGATTTCTAG
- a CDS encoding transglycosylase domain-containing protein: MQVKTKRILKITGWILLGLLTLGGVAGGIAYQKREALLKAALEKGIRKAKRDYDLQVTVGSARFTGLATVAFTDIAVVPVERDSLVRIDSVEVGVSIWPLLVGKVAVSSLNLQNGQINVVRRDSLTNVDFLRKRSEKDSAVVTETPNSRRTDLSVVAGNLVDNLLSKIPADMNVGNLELRLTDSTRQMSFLTESAIINDEQLTSTIRVNGNEAVWHLNGRVNGGDQEANVQLYADGKPLELPYLEERYKLKLQADTLGAELREVERSGGELRIEGAGSVSNLRINHPAVALSDVVVPHAAMDANLFVGENYLGVDSSSTIRLNKATAHPFIKYTTYPTKIYEVQLHTESQEAQDVFDSFPQGLFESLEGIKVSGQLKYDLSLHLDSSLPDSVKFEAGMTPTNFKIIQFGKEDLGKMNRSFEHEVYEKGKLVRKFTVGPENPKFKPLNEISPNIRNAVLTAEDYNFFTHKGFNEKAFRVSIATNFKEKKFKRGASTISMQLVKNVFLNRNKTLSRKFEEILIVWLLENQRIVSKERMYEVYLNIIEWGRDIYGIEEASRYYFAKSASNLDIGESIFLAYVVPSPKRALTRFAPDGSLKTYLRGYFKLIGRIMAKRGLTPYDSSAYGFYGVRVREGLRQQIVPVDSIQIDSTMMFEPDIDGEMPESTGGINGFFRRVFGRDREAPATVTPEQQSSDPNSPAAADTVKTRRQLRQERRERKRREKEEERRQQEAGNTDG; this comes from the coding sequence ATGCAAGTTAAAACAAAACGAATACTTAAAATAACCGGCTGGATACTGCTTGGCTTATTGACGCTGGGCGGAGTAGCAGGCGGTATTGCCTACCAAAAGCGGGAAGCACTCCTAAAAGCTGCTCTGGAAAAGGGCATTCGAAAAGCCAAACGGGATTATGACTTACAGGTAACAGTTGGCTCCGCGCGTTTTACCGGACTGGCAACCGTGGCGTTTACAGACATCGCCGTGGTACCCGTTGAACGGGATAGCCTGGTACGGATTGATAGCGTGGAAGTTGGCGTGAGTATCTGGCCTCTGCTGGTTGGGAAGGTGGCCGTGTCTTCGCTGAACCTGCAAAATGGCCAGATCAATGTGGTCCGTCGTGATAGCCTTACCAACGTTGATTTTCTGCGAAAACGCAGTGAAAAAGACTCGGCTGTTGTAACAGAAACCCCAAATTCCCGCCGGACGGATTTGTCGGTTGTTGCGGGAAATCTGGTTGATAACTTGTTGTCGAAAATTCCGGCCGACATGAACGTAGGAAATCTGGAGTTACGGCTAACGGATAGCACGCGGCAAATGAGTTTCCTGACCGAATCGGCCATCATCAACGACGAACAGCTAACGTCTACCATTCGTGTCAACGGCAACGAAGCGGTTTGGCACCTGAACGGTCGGGTAAACGGCGGCGATCAAGAAGCGAATGTGCAGCTTTATGCCGATGGAAAACCGCTTGAACTGCCTTATCTGGAAGAGCGATACAAACTAAAATTGCAGGCCGATACCTTAGGCGCCGAACTACGCGAAGTTGAGCGTTCAGGCGGGGAGTTGCGAATCGAAGGGGCTGGCTCAGTTAGTAATCTGCGAATTAATCACCCGGCGGTTGCCTTGAGCGATGTAGTGGTTCCCCATGCGGCCATGGATGCCAATCTGTTTGTTGGTGAAAATTACCTGGGTGTAGACAGCTCATCGACTATTCGATTAAATAAGGCGACGGCGCACCCTTTCATCAAATACACGACTTACCCAACCAAAATCTACGAGGTTCAGTTACACACAGAGTCCCAGGAAGCGCAGGATGTATTTGATTCGTTTCCGCAAGGGCTGTTTGAGTCACTGGAAGGCATCAAGGTAAGCGGTCAGTTAAAGTATGACCTGAGTCTGCATTTGGATAGTTCGCTGCCTGATTCGGTGAAGTTTGAGGCTGGAATGACGCCGACTAATTTCAAAATCATACAGTTCGGAAAAGAAGATCTGGGCAAAATGAACCGGTCCTTCGAGCACGAAGTATACGAAAAGGGCAAGCTGGTTCGGAAGTTCACCGTAGGGCCGGAGAATCCGAAATTCAAGCCGTTGAACGAAATCTCGCCCAACATTCGGAATGCCGTTCTGACTGCCGAAGATTACAATTTCTTTACGCACAAAGGATTCAACGAAAAAGCCTTCCGGGTATCGATCGCGACCAACTTTAAAGAGAAAAAATTCAAGCGGGGAGCCAGTACGATTTCCATGCAGCTGGTGAAAAACGTTTTCCTGAACCGGAATAAAACGCTCTCCCGAAAGTTTGAAGAAATCCTGATTGTCTGGCTGCTCGAGAACCAGCGGATTGTTAGCAAAGAGCGCATGTATGAAGTCTACCTCAACATCATTGAGTGGGGGCGCGACATCTACGGCATCGAAGAAGCCTCGCGGTATTATTTTGCCAAAAGCGCCTCGAACCTGGATATCGGGGAAAGTATTTTTCTTGCCTACGTGGTTCCTTCGCCAAAGCGGGCGCTGACCCGTTTTGCGCCCGATGGATCCCTGAAAACCTATTTGCGGGGCTACTTTAAACTAATTGGCCGCATCATGGCTAAGCGTGGTTTAACTCCTTACGATTCGAGCGCGTATGGCTTTTACGGCGTTCGCGTGCGGGAAGGGTTACGGCAGCAAATTGTACCGGTGGATAGCATCCAGATCGATAGCACCATGATGTTTGAGCCGGATATCGATGGCGAGATGCCCGAGAGCACGGGCGGTATCAACGGCTTCTTCCGCCGCGTATTTGGCCGGGACCGCGAGGCGCCAGCCACCGTCACGCCGGAGCAACAAAGTTCAGATCCTAATTCGCCGGCTGCTGCGGATACTGTAAAAACGCGTCGCCAGCTTCGGCAGGAGCGCCGGGAGCGCAAGCGACGCGAAAAAGAAGAAGAACGACGCCAGCAAGAGGCTGGAAACACTGACGGTTAA
- a CDS encoding phosphatidylinositol-specific phospholipase C/glycerophosphodiester phosphodiesterase family protein translates to MKRLLFLLLCPLLSFAQQIHSHNDYVKAEPFWGAYNARAASIEADVFLVDGKLLVAHTKEELAKAPTLDSLYLKPIARLFDQHKNKVSPDRKYMFQLVIDVKDDGVETLKKIQEAIAPYRTCFDRALNPMAIQLIISGNRPAVAAWVDYPAYLQFDGRPNEVYDSETLKHVGLISDSFHNYSRWKGEGELTDRDRETLKRIIKRAHGQSKPIRFWATPDTPTAWKQLTRLDVDFINTDRVKECAETLK, encoded by the coding sequence ATGAAACGGCTTCTATTTCTGCTACTCTGTCCCCTACTATCATTCGCGCAGCAAATTCATTCGCACAATGATTATGTCAAAGCGGAGCCTTTTTGGGGAGCGTATAATGCCCGTGCAGCTTCCATCGAAGCGGATGTTTTTCTGGTAGACGGGAAGTTGCTCGTTGCGCATACCAAAGAAGAACTAGCTAAAGCGCCAACGCTTGATTCGCTCTACTTAAAGCCAATTGCCCGCCTGTTTGACCAACACAAAAACAAGGTGAGCCCGGATCGGAAGTACATGTTCCAGCTCGTGATTGATGTTAAAGATGATGGTGTTGAGACGCTGAAGAAAATACAAGAGGCTATTGCTCCCTACCGCACCTGTTTTGATCGGGCGCTCAATCCAATGGCCATCCAGTTGATCATCAGCGGTAACCGGCCCGCCGTTGCCGCCTGGGTCGATTACCCAGCCTACCTTCAGTTTGACGGCCGCCCCAACGAAGTCTACGATTCGGAGACCCTGAAGCACGTAGGGCTCATCAGTGATTCGTTTCACAATTATTCGCGCTGGAAAGGCGAAGGAGAATTAACGGATCGGGACCGGGAAACGTTGAAACGCATCATTAAGCGCGCCCACGGCCAAAGTAAACCCATTCGTTTCTGGGCCACACCCGATACGCCTACCGCCTGGAAACAACTCACCCGGCTCGACGTTGATTTTATCAATACCGACCGGGTGAAAGAATGTGCCGAAACGTTAAAATAA
- the fabG gene encoding 3-oxoacyl-[acyl-carrier-protein] reductase gives MSLLQGKVVLITGASRGIGRAIAIRFAQEGADVAFTYLSSVEKGQALEAELAAFGIKAKGYRSDASVFTAAEELAAQVVADFGKIDTLINNAGITRDGLLMRMSEQQWDDVINVNLKSVFNLTKAVIKPMMKAKSGSIINLTSVVGLRGNAGQANYAASKSGIIGFTKSVALELGSRNIRANAIAPGFIETEMTGELNEKAIEEWKQTIPLRRGGQPEEVADCAIFLASDLSRYITGQVLQVDGGMLT, from the coding sequence ATGAGTTTATTGCAAGGTAAAGTGGTGTTGATAACTGGAGCCTCACGCGGCATCGGACGGGCTATTGCAATTCGTTTTGCGCAGGAAGGTGCTGATGTAGCGTTTACGTATCTTTCCAGCGTGGAAAAAGGCCAGGCGCTCGAAGCAGAATTAGCCGCTTTTGGCATCAAGGCAAAAGGTTATCGCTCCGATGCCTCTGTGTTCACTGCCGCCGAAGAGCTGGCCGCTCAGGTCGTTGCTGATTTTGGAAAAATTGACACCTTGATTAATAATGCCGGCATTACCCGCGATGGATTGTTAATGCGGATGTCCGAACAACAATGGGACGACGTTATTAACGTTAATCTTAAGTCGGTCTTCAACCTGACCAAAGCCGTCATCAAGCCAATGATGAAAGCCAAGTCGGGTTCGATCATTAACCTGACTTCTGTAGTAGGTCTGCGGGGAAATGCCGGACAAGCCAACTACGCCGCCTCCAAGTCGGGCATTATTGGGTTTACAAAGTCAGTTGCGTTGGAACTTGGTTCGCGGAATATCCGCGCCAACGCCATCGCTCCGGGCTTTATTGAAACAGAAATGACCGGCGAATTAAATGAAAAAGCCATCGAAGAATGGAAGCAGACAATTCCGCTCCGACGCGGTGGGCAACCCGAAGAGGTCGCCGACTGTGCCATCTTCCTGGCGTCTGATCTTTCCCGTTACATCACCGGACAAGTGTTGCAGGTCGATGGTGGGATGTTAACTTAG
- a CDS encoding vWA domain-containing protein, which produces MRSELYFQSSPWWILVCLAAGAAYAFALYQHRKDWDKRIQYALAALRFVAVSVICFLLINPLVRSVTTSTEKPKVVLAIDNSESMTAAGREQLTQTLNALDQVRQQLADQGVEVAVQTLGDSTVNGDLNQVKFTQRSTNLSDLLNNIRSNYEGRNLTDVVLVSDGITNQGVSPTFGRYNFGIHTLGVGDTIPKRDIQIRDAVANRLAYLGNQFPVQVDVASYGFQGKSATVVLRQNGRELSRQTVNFNRAETFQSVNFQATATQKGVQHLVAEITPQSGEFTTRNNRRDVYIDVIDGKEKILLLALAPHPDIKAIRSIIEKNQNYELDIRILNAGNADIPDKVYDLVILHQLPDNGNLGLPTVQRVLAKTTPVLFIVGNQTSVQALNAVNPVMQISASGGQLDKVAGRFNADFRQLNLDANKLGLLERMPPVSVPFGDYQLKPASQVVVWQQVGSVKTSKPLLALNLTGPRKAAILAGEGLWEWRLEEFAQTDKQEIIDELLQKVMQLISVKEDRRKLRVYPSRNEFLTGEKVALETEMYNDIYERLYDRPVRLEITSEKAITRTFTYTPTEANSRFEVSNLPDGVYKFRATASLNGKTETANGEFIVRELQLEALNTTADHLLLRQLSQQTGGKFYNTATLASLATDLQNRKPTGRLTSSEQLNELINLRWLFFLILALAGIEWGLRKYFGGY; this is translated from the coding sequence ATGCGCTCAGAACTTTATTTTCAATCCTCCCCCTGGTGGATTTTAGTTTGTTTGGCGGCGGGAGCGGCCTATGCATTTGCTTTATACCAGCACCGAAAAGATTGGGATAAGCGCATTCAGTACGCGTTGGCGGCCTTGCGGTTTGTGGCTGTTAGCGTGATTTGTTTTCTCCTCATCAATCCACTGGTTCGTAGCGTGACCACCTCAACCGAAAAACCGAAGGTCGTGCTGGCCATCGATAATTCGGAATCAATGACGGCAGCCGGGCGCGAACAGCTAACGCAGACCCTAAACGCATTGGACCAGGTTCGGCAGCAACTGGCCGACCAGGGCGTGGAAGTAGCCGTACAAACGCTGGGGGACAGTACTGTAAATGGGGACTTGAATCAGGTTAAGTTTACCCAGCGAAGCACGAACCTGTCGGATCTGCTGAATAACATTCGCTCCAACTACGAAGGCCGTAACCTCACCGATGTGGTGTTGGTATCGGACGGAATTACCAACCAGGGCGTATCGCCTACTTTTGGTCGTTATAATTTCGGAATACATACGTTGGGAGTGGGCGACACCATTCCGAAGCGGGACATTCAGATTCGCGACGCCGTAGCTAACCGGCTGGCTTACCTGGGGAATCAGTTCCCGGTGCAGGTCGACGTAGCTAGTTATGGGTTTCAGGGTAAAAGCGCGACCGTTGTACTGCGGCAGAATGGCCGGGAGCTAAGTCGGCAAACGGTTAATTTTAACCGCGCCGAAACGTTTCAATCCGTCAACTTTCAGGCAACGGCTACCCAGAAAGGTGTTCAGCACTTAGTGGCCGAAATAACCCCGCAAAGTGGCGAGTTTACAACCCGTAACAACCGTCGTGATGTATACATTGATGTAATCGACGGGAAAGAAAAAATTCTGTTGCTCGCCTTGGCTCCGCATCCAGACATCAAGGCGATTCGCAGCATTATCGAGAAAAACCAGAATTACGAACTCGATATCCGCATCCTGAACGCCGGGAATGCAGACATTCCCGATAAAGTTTACGACCTGGTTATCCTCCATCAATTACCCGATAATGGAAATTTAGGCCTTCCAACCGTGCAACGGGTACTGGCTAAAACAACTCCAGTTTTGTTTATTGTTGGGAATCAAACGAGCGTACAGGCGCTGAACGCGGTAAATCCTGTCATGCAGATCTCGGCCTCTGGCGGACAGCTTGATAAAGTAGCTGGACGGTTTAATGCCGATTTTCGCCAATTAAATCTGGACGCCAATAAACTGGGTTTGCTGGAACGGATGCCGCCCGTTTCGGTTCCCTTCGGGGACTACCAGTTGAAACCGGCCAGTCAGGTAGTGGTTTGGCAGCAGGTAGGAAGTGTTAAGACCTCAAAACCGTTGCTGGCGTTAAACCTGACGGGGCCGAGAAAGGCGGCTATACTGGCGGGAGAGGGCCTTTGGGAGTGGCGCTTGGAAGAATTTGCCCAAACCGATAAGCAAGAAATTATCGATGAGCTACTGCAAAAAGTAATGCAGTTGATTTCGGTTAAGGAAGACCGTCGGAAACTACGCGTTTATCCGAGCCGCAACGAGTTTTTAACGGGCGAAAAAGTAGCGCTAGAAACCGAGATGTACAACGACATTTACGAGCGACTTTACGACCGGCCTGTTCGCCTGGAAATAACCAGTGAAAAAGCCATTACCCGCACATTCACGTATACACCAACCGAGGCCAATAGCCGCTTCGAGGTAAGCAATCTACCCGACGGTGTTTATAAGTTTCGGGCGACAGCTTCGCTAAACGGGAAAACTGAAACGGCCAACGGCGAGTTTATTGTTCGGGAACTTCAGCTCGAAGCCCTGAATACAACGGCTGATCACTTGCTATTACGGCAGCTTTCGCAGCAAACGGGTGGCAAGTTTTACAACACGGCGACACTCGCATCGTTGGCTACGGACTTACAAAATCGGAAACCGACGGGGCGCCTTACCAGCAGTGAACAGCTTAATGAACTGATTAACTTACGCTGGCTTTTTTTCCTGATTCTGGCCCTGGCAGGAATTGAGTGGGGGTTACGGAAATATTTTGGGGGCTATTAA
- a CDS encoding Smr/MutS family protein — MNIGDKVRMLRGREEGVVTRFLPGNQVEMEIEDGFRIPVLRSEIVVVSPMEALRFRNESVFEPQKPPTRPDIVANKGFYLAFVPQNDRDMAVHLVNNTDWELPFTIGEEKSNRFTGLQSGILKARTHLKLNQLYQTEKFEEWPTFVVQALWFRNGVATLRPPLVKRLKPRAQSFYKSKKLVPVLNNNGHLFQLDEENNDKPIEPQEIRTKMFEPNSEPETIAIERPSATVDLHVEALLPGGQGKRTSADLLELQLKTFEKSLENAIAAGMDDITFIHGVGNGVLRMELHRRLSKHAGVQFFQDAQKERFGYGATKVKLK, encoded by the coding sequence ATGAATATAGGCGATAAAGTAAGAATGCTGCGGGGGCGTGAAGAAGGCGTTGTAACGCGTTTTTTGCCCGGCAATCAGGTTGAGATGGAAATTGAGGACGGTTTCCGGATTCCCGTGCTGCGGTCGGAAATTGTGGTCGTGTCGCCAATGGAGGCACTCCGCTTTCGTAACGAATCGGTTTTTGAGCCACAAAAGCCGCCAACGCGTCCGGACATTGTTGCCAATAAAGGATTTTATCTGGCGTTTGTACCGCAAAACGACCGCGACATGGCTGTTCATTTAGTGAACAACACGGACTGGGAACTACCTTTTACAATTGGGGAGGAAAAAAGCAATCGCTTCACCGGTTTGCAGTCCGGGATTCTGAAGGCGCGTACCCACCTGAAGTTAAATCAATTGTACCAAACCGAAAAATTTGAAGAGTGGCCAACATTTGTGGTACAAGCTTTGTGGTTTCGCAATGGGGTAGCTACGTTGCGGCCACCGCTGGTAAAACGGTTAAAGCCTCGGGCGCAGTCGTTCTATAAGAGCAAAAAGCTGGTGCCGGTACTAAATAACAACGGACATCTGTTTCAGTTGGACGAAGAGAACAACGACAAGCCCATTGAACCGCAGGAGATTCGGACTAAAATGTTCGAGCCCAATAGCGAACCGGAAACCATTGCCATTGAACGGCCATCAGCAACGGTAGACTTGCACGTGGAGGCTTTGCTCCCTGGTGGCCAGGGAAAGCGTACCAGTGCCGATTTACTGGAATTGCAGTTGAAGACATTTGAAAAAAGCCTGGAGAATGCCATTGCCGCCGGGATGGACGATATAACGTTTATTCACGGGGTTGGTAACGGGGTTTTGCGCATGGAGTTGCACCGGCGATTAAGCAAGCACGCTGGCGTACAGTTTTTTCAGGATGCGCAGAAGGAGCGGTTCGGCTATGGCGCAACAAAGGTTAAGCTTAAATAA
- a CDS encoding DUF4403 family protein — translation MAPVSFQLLKTAQSKQWNACCRLSLIISCFFVLIFQLVGCNNNKPTTNPKAPKEASSVTKMDVQNDKFLSTVNVPVAISLPEIEQQLNQQVNGLVYEDNSLTDNDNDQFMTKVWKREPIRLTAQTTGGTSNLFRFHVPLRIWVKAGVNILGFTRYQETEFSLDLKFITQFSIASNWRINTQTSADGYDWIKKPTMKVAGLDIPVTSIVGRIIDKNLGKITKQLDEQIREKIDLKAPVLQAWNTVRQPYLLSEEYRTWLLVVPRRVLMAPFQLKGNVLHSKVGLEGYTLTQTGAKPDVKPAVDLPDLLLSPQMPDDFRIQLLAEMSYQEAVSLANQQFAGKKFDFPGGRSITITKLDIYPSNNYLIVKADLKGSLEGVIYLRGQPFYDTKTRTIYLRELTYDLDTRNVLYRAANWLLQGSFARMLEKQLTFPVGDQIDEAKKALQARLTNNSVTKGVILNGKITQVTPDQVYLTADALLAVVHANGQVNVKVEGL, via the coding sequence GTGGCACCAGTAAGTTTCCAACTCTTAAAAACTGCCCAATCGAAGCAATGGAATGCCTGTTGCCGACTGTCGTTGATCATCAGCTGCTTTTTCGTACTGATCTTTCAACTGGTTGGTTGCAACAATAATAAGCCTACCACTAACCCGAAAGCCCCGAAAGAAGCTTCTTCGGTTACGAAAATGGATGTTCAGAACGATAAATTCCTATCTACTGTCAATGTACCGGTTGCCATTAGTCTGCCTGAAATTGAGCAGCAATTAAATCAGCAGGTCAATGGGCTCGTTTATGAAGACAATAGCTTGACGGATAACGACAACGACCAGTTTATGACCAAAGTCTGGAAACGGGAGCCCATTCGGCTCACGGCCCAGACCACGGGAGGAACCAGTAATCTGTTTCGATTTCATGTTCCTTTGCGCATCTGGGTCAAAGCAGGTGTCAATATACTGGGTTTCACGCGGTATCAGGAAACGGAATTTAGTCTGGATTTAAAGTTTATAACGCAATTTTCCATTGCTTCGAACTGGCGTATCAACACACAAACCAGCGCTGACGGATACGATTGGATCAAAAAACCGACCATGAAAGTAGCCGGATTGGATATACCGGTAACCAGCATCGTTGGCCGGATCATCGATAAAAATCTAGGTAAGATAACGAAGCAGCTGGACGAGCAGATCCGGGAAAAAATTGATTTGAAAGCGCCGGTCCTGCAAGCCTGGAACACCGTTCGGCAGCCTTACTTGCTGTCGGAAGAATACCGGACCTGGCTACTGGTGGTGCCCCGGCGGGTGTTGATGGCACCTTTTCAGTTGAAGGGGAATGTGCTTCATTCAAAAGTTGGTTTGGAAGGCTACACACTGACGCAAACGGGTGCAAAGCCGGATGTCAAACCTGCCGTCGATTTGCCCGATTTATTATTAAGTCCGCAAATGCCGGATGATTTCCGAATTCAACTGTTGGCTGAGATGTCTTACCAGGAAGCGGTTTCGCTGGCTAACCAACAGTTTGCCGGGAAAAAATTTGACTTTCCTGGTGGCAGGAGCATCACCATCACCAAGCTTGATATTTATCCCAGTAACAACTATTTGATTGTAAAAGCGGATTTAAAGGGCAGTCTGGAAGGGGTTATCTATTTGCGCGGGCAACCTTTCTACGATACCAAAACCCGTACTATTTACCTGCGGGAGCTAACCTATGACTTGGATACGCGCAATGTATTGTACCGAGCCGCTAACTGGCTTCTTCAGGGAAGTTTTGCCCGTATGCTGGAAAAACAGCTTACTTTTCCGGTTGGTGATCAGATTGACGAAGCAAAAAAAGCCCTTCAAGCGCGTTTAACAAACAATTCGGTGACCAAGGGGGTTATATTGAACGGAAAAATCACCCAAGTAACCCCTGATCAGGTATACCTGACGGCAGACGCTTTACTGGCTGTTGTTCATGCTAACGGGCAGGTAAACGTAAAGGTTGAAGGGCTTTAA
- a CDS encoding OmpA family protein: protein MKKISLYVALSLSLLTLAPGHAQNRSYEGEYKMNTWSVSVTPGLTRFFGDLSRGTDRAFPELGPSGKQTGTIGLSVNKQLTHLFGVSANFSSGQLRDGKKETYDAYFRSDYLMGTLTAQVNMKSLLMGTKKLKRWKWDLYGGVGQMWFDTRVYSLTSGNLIRFSNNRFDYSSKTAGKWEGDGSRFTREIVVPTGTALHYELTPRLDLGLDFTYYFTNTEKLDMTVGSSDPTYNDNPGNIFIFRKGTSKLDKFATLGLSLTYKLGRNAVRVGKDGIYDASKGRYHLRWADPKDLIKEPYNPTMNDADSIAKANMPKPVDPRLYTDSDNDGVADLFDKEPSTPAGSVVSGAGVAMNLDSIISSLLRSKLTPECEALFSNIEFDTDKATIRPASQEVMRKVIELLNVKTNCGIILVGHADYRASYGYNVQLSKRRVEAAKRFLTRAGLTDPSRVTVEYYGEYRPVAPNTSGDNLQRNRRVEIKIVPQNMLRSPYQSGFRTDPREPR, encoded by the coding sequence ATGAAGAAAATTTCCCTTTATGTTGCCCTATCGCTTTCCTTGTTGACCTTGGCTCCGGGACATGCCCAGAACCGCTCATACGAAGGAGAGTATAAGATGAACACCTGGTCGGTTTCGGTTACGCCCGGCTTAACGCGCTTTTTTGGCGATCTAAGCAGAGGTACTGACCGCGCATTTCCTGAACTGGGTCCAAGCGGCAAACAAACCGGTACAATCGGACTTTCTGTCAACAAACAGTTGACCCACCTTTTTGGCGTATCAGCCAATTTCAGCTCGGGCCAATTACGGGATGGAAAAAAAGAAACTTATGACGCCTATTTCCGCTCTGACTACCTGATGGGAACGCTGACGGCTCAGGTGAACATGAAATCACTCCTAATGGGGACTAAAAAGCTGAAGCGCTGGAAATGGGATTTATATGGTGGCGTTGGCCAGATGTGGTTTGATACCCGCGTATATAGCCTGACTTCTGGTAACCTCATTCGCTTTAGCAATAACCGCTTCGATTATAGCTCCAAAACGGCTGGAAAATGGGAAGGCGATGGTTCGCGGTTCACGCGGGAAATCGTTGTTCCAACCGGAACGGCGCTACATTATGAGTTAACACCGCGCCTGGATTTGGGCCTTGATTTTACGTACTACTTTACTAATACGGAGAAACTGGACATGACCGTTGGTAGCTCTGATCCAACGTATAATGACAATCCGGGTAACATCTTCATCTTCCGCAAAGGAACTTCCAAACTGGATAAATTCGCAACGCTTGGCCTTTCATTGACTTATAAGTTAGGACGGAACGCGGTTCGGGTTGGTAAAGATGGTATCTATGATGCTTCGAAAGGACGTTATCACCTGCGTTGGGCTGATCCTAAAGACCTGATTAAGGAGCCTTACAACCCAACCATGAACGATGCTGACTCGATTGCGAAAGCAAACATGCCGAAGCCAGTTGACCCTCGTTTGTATACTGACTCGGACAATGATGGCGTAGCGGATCTTTTCGACAAAGAACCAAGCACACCCGCTGGTAGCGTTGTATCAGGTGCCGGTGTAGCCATGAACCTGGATAGCATCATTAGCTCGCTGCTTCGTTCAAAATTGACACCAGAGTGCGAGGCCCTGTTCAGCAACATCGAATTTGACACGGATAAGGCAACGATTCGCCCGGCTTCGCAGGAAGTAATGCGGAAAGTAATCGAACTGCTTAATGTGAAAACAAACTGCGGAATCATTCTGGTTGGCCATGCTGACTACCGTGCTTCTTATGGCTACAACGTACAATTATCAAAACGCCGTGTCGAAGCAGCCAAGCGCTTCCTGACCCGCGCTGGATTGACCGATCCAAGCCGCGTAACGGTTGAGTACTACGGAGAGTATCGCCCAGTAGCGCCGAACACATCCGGTGACAACCTACAGCGAAACCGCCGCGTAGAAATCAAAATTGTACCACAGAACATGCTTCGCTCGCCCTATCAATCCGGCTTCCGGACAGACCCACGCGAACCGAGATAA
- a CDS encoding L-threonylcarbamoyladenylate synthase, with product MPAEFLRVHPETPEERKIQHIVKTLRDGGVIIYPTDTVYGLGCDIHNVRAVERIARIKGIKPQKNDFSFICYDLSHIADYARVGNQAFKVMKRLLPGPFTFILDASNRVPKILHTNKKTVGIRIPNHAIPRQIVKELGNPIITTSIKDDDDIIEYPTDPEEIFERFQHMVDLVVDGGYGGNIASTIVNATTDDLEIVRQGLGELDI from the coding sequence ATGCCGGCTGAATTTTTGCGGGTTCACCCCGAAACACCAGAAGAACGAAAAATACAGCACATCGTTAAGACATTGCGCGATGGCGGGGTTATTATATACCCTACTGATACCGTCTATGGACTCGGCTGCGATATTCACAACGTACGGGCTGTAGAGCGCATTGCACGAATCAAAGGAATCAAACCCCAAAAGAACGATTTCTCTTTTATTTGCTACGACTTAAGCCACATTGCAGATTATGCCCGTGTTGGTAATCAAGCATTTAAAGTGATGAAACGGCTCTTACCCGGCCCTTTTACTTTCATCCTTGACGCCAGTAACCGCGTGCCTAAGATTCTGCACACCAACAAAAAAACGGTGGGTATCCGGATTCCCAACCACGCGATTCCTCGTCAGATTGTTAAGGAACTCGGCAATCCCATCATTACCACCTCCATTAAGGACGATGATGATATTATTGAATATCCGACTGATCCAGAAGAGATTTTTGAGCGGTTTCAGCACATGGTTGACCTTGTTGTTGACGGAGGCTACGGTGGTAACATAGCTTCTACTATTGTAAATGCAACTACCGATGATTTAGAAATAGTCCGGCAAGGTTTAGGCGAACTTGATATTTAA